The Porphyromonas pogonae genome segment AAGTCGGATGGGCTCACAGTGAGAGTGAAACTCAGTGAGGCGGAAGTGAAGCTGTCCAAAGTCCAAAACGGTCTCAAGCTTTCGAGGATGTTGCTCTGTGAATTGTGCGGGCTGGATCTCGAAGAAGATTTTGTATTGCAAGACGAATTGAACCTCGACAGTATAGCCCCCACTCCATGGAAGCCACGCGCATACAACTCCCAACAAGTGAACTCCAGTGTAGAGAGACGATCTGAGATTAAGAGCCTCAAGCTTGTCGACAGTATTTACGGAGCAAAAGAAAAATACGAGGCTGCTACCATGCTGCCCAAGTTGGCTATGTTTGGGGCTTATACTACGACTAAGCCCAACTCATTCCACGGATTCAAGAATGAATTTGGGGGGCAGTTCCAAGTCGGGCTTATGATGCAGATACCTATTACCGATATACTCACGGGGCGATTCAAGGTAAAACAGGCACAGGCCGAGCGTGTGATTAAGAGACTGGAACTTGCTGATGCAAGGGAGAAAATAGAACTTCAGATAAGGCAAGCTTTGTTCAGCAATACTGAAGCTCACAAGCAACTCCAGGTTGCTCAGAAAGGCTTGGAAACGGCAGAAGAGAACCTCAGATATGCCAAAGTGGGGTATGATGAGGGGGTGATACCTCTGCTCAACTATACTATGGCTCAGACTGCTTGGCTCTCAGCCAAAGACTCTTTTATCGAAGCACAAGTAGGTGTGAAATTATCGGAAAGTAATCTCAAACGTATATTAGCAGAAAAATAGATTGTGACATGGATACCAAGAACAATAGAAATATGGAAGAAACACAGGGACGCGACAAAGCTTTGAAAAACAATATGCTCCTTACCTTTATCGCTGTTTTGGTAGTGATCGTATTAGTAGCTCTCGCCGGTTTTATTTTCTTCAGACCTAAAGAAGATATTATTATAGGACAGGCAGAGGTGGATGAGGTAAGAATATCGGGTAAGGTGCCCGGACGTATTACGGAGTATTTGGTAGAAGAGGGGCAGTCCGTGCGCCAAGGCGATACGTTGGTTCGTATTTATTCTCCTGAGGTATATGCTAAGCTGGAACAGGCCGAAGCTGCAAGGAGTGCTGCTATTGCACAAAGCCAGAAGGCACAGGCCGGAGCCCGTAAGGAGATGAAGGAGGGTGCTTTCGAGATGTGGCAAAAGGCTAAGGCCGGAGTGGAGATAGCGCAAAAGAGTTTCGACCGCATAGCCAAGCTATATA includes the following:
- a CDS encoding TolC family protein encodes the protein MNFIKRKVFVRLISTAILAFAMLANANAQRVLSLDSCRALSVANNKELEQQNYKIEAAKFKKAEVDMNFFPKISAQGAYLHSQKALNLVDWDDMLGPFSILVPYKVQDMTHIDMSNAWVGNVSLVQPIFMGGKIAAGHRMASYAEKLTYQMKDTKYDEVEKKLDETYWQVVSLKSKERLVNQLIALLQSTVKDVDASIAAGVATKSDGLTVRVKLSEAEVKLSKVQNGLKLSRMLLCELCGLDLEEDFVLQDELNLDSIAPTPWKPRAYNSQQVNSSVERRSEIKSLKLVDSIYGAKEKYEAATMLPKLAMFGAYTTTKPNSFHGFKNEFGGQFQVGLMMQIPITDILTGRFKVKQAQAERVIKRLELADAREKIELQIRQALFSNTEAHKQLQVAQKGLETAEENLRYAKVGYDEGVIPLLNYTMAQTAWLSAKDSFIEAQVGVKLSESNLKRILAEK